In Topomyia yanbarensis strain Yona2022 chromosome 2, ASM3024719v1, whole genome shotgun sequence, one DNA window encodes the following:
- the LOC131681462 gene encoding uncharacterized protein LOC131681462 isoform X1, with product MWTKSINIEVIVICFLSIIPWPGPSVFKISCSRDSSRVVRKIVQSKWLPILEKYQVQLPLECPFHPLRDIFSPQQTAKQQNRPSQWTCGFCGKSFFEEKHLDMHFENRHKSKINLAEDAVCLADYCDMMRCEVLIAKDATLSFGVDPNMMSTDIEVWSESTAYRTALTTSGPRDLAKVPVKKSFLPKILQTIKNDFLSDRKTQTSALSTKERLSNCDVSEHRKHRVSKHSNSPGEHDHLVEDIDEDIDEEDDEDEDEDDEEDENDNDSNTTTQCEQNLVDSSLPPVDRKQQRLSEMQRMKANCKAEELDQLKTRCEILVRDCIVGLLVQLSLDDFKSMEEEMNRAVCWYLTCERYWEDGPLDQRPFPWGLVFVLVMVLSLGVCLCYYIIWILFDSEDQSPMGSNQITAHPSPTHGRHYLQPQSSSIYHLQDGGHSATSLNSLGQVSNMNLVSTGVSSGTDLQHTPQIHATQVPYGDESGYGYSAGGSNAVVTDGTGIATTSIGAGEFSELGQSEHYIYVTYPPELKRRLLERNSASFLRNSK from the exons GTGATAGTAATCTGCTTTCTATCTATCATACCATGGCCGGGTCCAAGCGTTTTCAAGATATCATGCTCTCGAGACAGTTCGCGTGTGGTGCGCAAAATAGTCCAATCCAAATGGTTACCGATATTGGAGAAGTACCAGGTACAGCTCCCATTGGAATGCCCATTTCATCCATTGCGCGACATCTTCAGCCCACAGCAGACTGCCAAACAGCAGAACCGTCCAAGCCAGTGGACCTGCGGGTTCTGTGGTAAAAGTTTCTTCGAAGAAAAGCATCTCGATATGCACTTTGAGAATCGCCACAAGAGCAAAATTAACCTGGCAGAGGACGCGGTCTGTCTGGCGGATTACTGTGACATGATGCGCTGCGAAGTGCTGATAGCGAAGGATGCTACGCTTTCGTTCGGTGTAGATCCCAACATGATGTCGACCGATATCGAAGTGTGGAGTGAATCGACAGCCTACCGAACAGCGCTGACCACATCGGGACCAAGAGATTTGGCGAAGGTGCCAGTGAA gAAATCGTTTCTTCCAAAGATtttacaaacaattaaaaatgattttttgagtgACCGAAAAACGCAGACGTCTGCACTGAGTACAAAGGAGCGACTGTCGAACTGCGACGTTTCCGAGCATCGAAAGCACCGAGTGAGCAAGCATTCCAACAGTCCAG GCGAACATGACCACTTGGTCGAGGATATCGATGAAGACATTGACGAAGAAGACGATGAAGATGAGGATGAAGACGACGAGGAAGATGAGAACGATAACGATAGCAATACGACCACACAGTGTGAGCAAAATCTGGTTGACTCTTCGCTACCGCCTGTCGATCGAAAGCAACAGAGATTATCCGAAATGCAACGAATGAAGGCTAACTGCAAAGCAGAGGAGTTGGACCAGCTGAAGACCCGTTGCGAGATTCTAGTGAGAGATTGCATCGTTGGATTGCTGGTGCAATTGTCTCTGGACGACTTTAAAAGTATGGAGGAAGAGATGAACCGAGCTGTCTGCTGGTACTTGACTTGCGAACGATATTGGGAGGATGGTCCCCTCGACCAAAGACCTTTCCCATGGGGGCTTGTTTTTGTACTGGTGATGGTGTTGTCCTTGGGAGTATGCCTGTGTTACTACATTATCTGGATACTATTTGA CAGTGAAGACCAAAGTCCCATGGGAAGTAATCAGATCACTGCTCATCCCAGTCCAACCCACGGGCGGCACTATCTGCAACCACAGTCGTCAAGCATTTATCATCTCCAGGATGGCGGTCACTCGGCGACCAGCCTTAACAGTCTTGGACAGGTATCGAATATGAATTTGGTATCTACGGGCGTTTCGAGTGGAACAGATCTGCAACACACGCCCCAGATTCATGCTACACAAGTACCGTACGGTGATGAGAGCGGCTATGGATATAGCGCGGGCGGTTCGAACGCCGTGGTGACCGATGGAACGGGCATCGCAACCACCTCGATTGGTGCCGGCGAATTCAGCGAATTGGGTCAGAGTGAACACTACATCTACGTTACCTATCCGCCAGAACTGAAACGAAGACTTCTAGAAAG GAACTCAGCATCTTTTCTAAGAAACTCCAAATAA
- the LOC131681462 gene encoding uncharacterized protein LOC131681462 isoform X3, producing MWTKSINIEVIVICFLSIIPWPGPSVFKISCSRDSSRVVRKIVQSKWLPILEKYQVQLPLECPFHPLRDIFSPQQTAKQQNRPSQWTCGFCGKSFFEEKHLDMHFENRHKSKINLAEDAVCLADYCDMMRCEVLIAKDATLSFGVDPNMMSTDIEVWSESTAYRTALTTSGPRDLAKVPVKKSFLPKILQTIKNDFLSDRKTQTSALSTKERLSNCDVSEHRKHRVSKHSNSPGEHDHLVEDIDEDIDEEDDEDEDEDDEEDENDNDSNTTTQCEQNLVDSSLPPVDRKQQRLSEMQRMKANCKAEELDQLKTRCEILVRDCIVGLLVQLSLDDFKSMEEEMNRAVCWYLTCERYWEDGPLDQRPFPWGLVFVLVMVLSLGVCLCYYIIWILFDSEDQSPMGSNQITAHPSPTHGRHYLQPQSSSIYHLQDGGHSATSLNSLGQVSNMNLVSTGVSSGTDLQHTPQIHATQVPYGDESGYGYSAGGSNAVVTDGTGIATTSIGAGEFSELGQSEHYIYVTYPPELKRRLLESCYNRTTRL from the exons GTGATAGTAATCTGCTTTCTATCTATCATACCATGGCCGGGTCCAAGCGTTTTCAAGATATCATGCTCTCGAGACAGTTCGCGTGTGGTGCGCAAAATAGTCCAATCCAAATGGTTACCGATATTGGAGAAGTACCAGGTACAGCTCCCATTGGAATGCCCATTTCATCCATTGCGCGACATCTTCAGCCCACAGCAGACTGCCAAACAGCAGAACCGTCCAAGCCAGTGGACCTGCGGGTTCTGTGGTAAAAGTTTCTTCGAAGAAAAGCATCTCGATATGCACTTTGAGAATCGCCACAAGAGCAAAATTAACCTGGCAGAGGACGCGGTCTGTCTGGCGGATTACTGTGACATGATGCGCTGCGAAGTGCTGATAGCGAAGGATGCTACGCTTTCGTTCGGTGTAGATCCCAACATGATGTCGACCGATATCGAAGTGTGGAGTGAATCGACAGCCTACCGAACAGCGCTGACCACATCGGGACCAAGAGATTTGGCGAAGGTGCCAGTGAA gAAATCGTTTCTTCCAAAGATtttacaaacaattaaaaatgattttttgagtgACCGAAAAACGCAGACGTCTGCACTGAGTACAAAGGAGCGACTGTCGAACTGCGACGTTTCCGAGCATCGAAAGCACCGAGTGAGCAAGCATTCCAACAGTCCAG GCGAACATGACCACTTGGTCGAGGATATCGATGAAGACATTGACGAAGAAGACGATGAAGATGAGGATGAAGACGACGAGGAAGATGAGAACGATAACGATAGCAATACGACCACACAGTGTGAGCAAAATCTGGTTGACTCTTCGCTACCGCCTGTCGATCGAAAGCAACAGAGATTATCCGAAATGCAACGAATGAAGGCTAACTGCAAAGCAGAGGAGTTGGACCAGCTGAAGACCCGTTGCGAGATTCTAGTGAGAGATTGCATCGTTGGATTGCTGGTGCAATTGTCTCTGGACGACTTTAAAAGTATGGAGGAAGAGATGAACCGAGCTGTCTGCTGGTACTTGACTTGCGAACGATATTGGGAGGATGGTCCCCTCGACCAAAGACCTTTCCCATGGGGGCTTGTTTTTGTACTGGTGATGGTGTTGTCCTTGGGAGTATGCCTGTGTTACTACATTATCTGGATACTATTTGA CAGTGAAGACCAAAGTCCCATGGGAAGTAATCAGATCACTGCTCATCCCAGTCCAACCCACGGGCGGCACTATCTGCAACCACAGTCGTCAAGCATTTATCATCTCCAGGATGGCGGTCACTCGGCGACCAGCCTTAACAGTCTTGGACAGGTATCGAATATGAATTTGGTATCTACGGGCGTTTCGAGTGGAACAGATCTGCAACACACGCCCCAGATTCATGCTACACAAGTACCGTACGGTGATGAGAGCGGCTATGGATATAGCGCGGGCGGTTCGAACGCCGTGGTGACCGATGGAACGGGCATCGCAACCACCTCGATTGGTGCCGGCGAATTCAGCGAATTGGGTCAGAGTGAACACTACATCTACGTTACCTATCCGCCAGAACTGAAACGAAGACTTCTAGAAAG CTGCTACAATAGAACGACCCGACTATGA
- the LOC131681462 gene encoding uncharacterized protein LOC131681462 isoform X4, whose product MWTKSINIEVIVICFLSIIPWPGPSVFKISCSRDSSRVVRKIVQSKWLPILEKYQVQLPLECPFHPLRDIFSPQQTAKQQNRPSQWTCGFCGKSFFEEKHLDMHFENRHKSKINLAEDAVCLADYCDMMRCEVLIAKDATLSFGVDPNMMSTDIEVWSESTAYRTALTTSGPRDLAKVPVKKSFLPKILQTIKNDFLSDRKTQTSALSTKERLSNCDVSEHRKHRVSKHSNSPGEHDHLVEDIDEDIDEEDDEDEDEDDEEDENDNDSNTTTQCEQNLVDSSLPPVDRKQQRLSEMQRMKANCKAEELDQLKTRCEILVRDCIVGLLVQLSLDDFKSMEEEMNRAVCWYLTCERYWEDGPLDQRPFPWGLVFVLVMVLSLGVCLCYYIIWILFDEDQSPMGSNQITAHPSPTHGRHYLQPQSSSIYHLQDGGHSATSLNSLGQVSNMNLVSTGVSSGTDLQHTPQIHATQVPYGDESGYGYSAGGSNAVVTDGTGIATTSIGAGEFSELGQSEHYIYVTYPPELKRRLLESCYNRTTRL is encoded by the exons GTGATAGTAATCTGCTTTCTATCTATCATACCATGGCCGGGTCCAAGCGTTTTCAAGATATCATGCTCTCGAGACAGTTCGCGTGTGGTGCGCAAAATAGTCCAATCCAAATGGTTACCGATATTGGAGAAGTACCAGGTACAGCTCCCATTGGAATGCCCATTTCATCCATTGCGCGACATCTTCAGCCCACAGCAGACTGCCAAACAGCAGAACCGTCCAAGCCAGTGGACCTGCGGGTTCTGTGGTAAAAGTTTCTTCGAAGAAAAGCATCTCGATATGCACTTTGAGAATCGCCACAAGAGCAAAATTAACCTGGCAGAGGACGCGGTCTGTCTGGCGGATTACTGTGACATGATGCGCTGCGAAGTGCTGATAGCGAAGGATGCTACGCTTTCGTTCGGTGTAGATCCCAACATGATGTCGACCGATATCGAAGTGTGGAGTGAATCGACAGCCTACCGAACAGCGCTGACCACATCGGGACCAAGAGATTTGGCGAAGGTGCCAGTGAA gAAATCGTTTCTTCCAAAGATtttacaaacaattaaaaatgattttttgagtgACCGAAAAACGCAGACGTCTGCACTGAGTACAAAGGAGCGACTGTCGAACTGCGACGTTTCCGAGCATCGAAAGCACCGAGTGAGCAAGCATTCCAACAGTCCAG GCGAACATGACCACTTGGTCGAGGATATCGATGAAGACATTGACGAAGAAGACGATGAAGATGAGGATGAAGACGACGAGGAAGATGAGAACGATAACGATAGCAATACGACCACACAGTGTGAGCAAAATCTGGTTGACTCTTCGCTACCGCCTGTCGATCGAAAGCAACAGAGATTATCCGAAATGCAACGAATGAAGGCTAACTGCAAAGCAGAGGAGTTGGACCAGCTGAAGACCCGTTGCGAGATTCTAGTGAGAGATTGCATCGTTGGATTGCTGGTGCAATTGTCTCTGGACGACTTTAAAAGTATGGAGGAAGAGATGAACCGAGCTGTCTGCTGGTACTTGACTTGCGAACGATATTGGGAGGATGGTCCCCTCGACCAAAGACCTTTCCCATGGGGGCTTGTTTTTGTACTGGTGATGGTGTTGTCCTTGGGAGTATGCCTGTGTTACTACATTATCTGGATACTATTTGA TGAAGACCAAAGTCCCATGGGAAGTAATCAGATCACTGCTCATCCCAGTCCAACCCACGGGCGGCACTATCTGCAACCACAGTCGTCAAGCATTTATCATCTCCAGGATGGCGGTCACTCGGCGACCAGCCTTAACAGTCTTGGACAGGTATCGAATATGAATTTGGTATCTACGGGCGTTTCGAGTGGAACAGATCTGCAACACACGCCCCAGATTCATGCTACACAAGTACCGTACGGTGATGAGAGCGGCTATGGATATAGCGCGGGCGGTTCGAACGCCGTGGTGACCGATGGAACGGGCATCGCAACCACCTCGATTGGTGCCGGCGAATTCAGCGAATTGGGTCAGAGTGAACACTACATCTACGTTACCTATCCGCCAGAACTGAAACGAAGACTTCTAGAAAG CTGCTACAATAGAACGACCCGACTATGA
- the LOC131681462 gene encoding uncharacterized protein LOC131681462 isoform X2 — MWTKSINIEVIVICFLSIIPWPGPSVFKISCSRDSSRVVRKIVQSKWLPILEKYQVQLPLECPFHPLRDIFSPQQTAKQQNRPSQWTCGFCGKSFFEEKHLDMHFENRHKSKINLAEDAVCLADYCDMMRCEVLIAKDATLSFGVDPNMMSTDIEVWSESTAYRTALTTSGPRDLAKVPVKKSFLPKILQTIKNDFLSDRKTQTSALSTKERLSNCDVSEHRKHRVSKHSNSPGEHDHLVEDIDEDIDEEDDEDEDEDDEEDENDNDSNTTTQCEQNLVDSSLPPVDRKQQRLSEMQRMKANCKAEELDQLKTRCEILVRDCIVGLLVQLSLDDFKSMEEEMNRAVCWYLTCERYWEDGPLDQRPFPWGLVFVLVMVLSLGVCLCYYIIWILFDEDQSPMGSNQITAHPSPTHGRHYLQPQSSSIYHLQDGGHSATSLNSLGQVSNMNLVSTGVSSGTDLQHTPQIHATQVPYGDESGYGYSAGGSNAVVTDGTGIATTSIGAGEFSELGQSEHYIYVTYPPELKRRLLERNSASFLRNSK, encoded by the exons GTGATAGTAATCTGCTTTCTATCTATCATACCATGGCCGGGTCCAAGCGTTTTCAAGATATCATGCTCTCGAGACAGTTCGCGTGTGGTGCGCAAAATAGTCCAATCCAAATGGTTACCGATATTGGAGAAGTACCAGGTACAGCTCCCATTGGAATGCCCATTTCATCCATTGCGCGACATCTTCAGCCCACAGCAGACTGCCAAACAGCAGAACCGTCCAAGCCAGTGGACCTGCGGGTTCTGTGGTAAAAGTTTCTTCGAAGAAAAGCATCTCGATATGCACTTTGAGAATCGCCACAAGAGCAAAATTAACCTGGCAGAGGACGCGGTCTGTCTGGCGGATTACTGTGACATGATGCGCTGCGAAGTGCTGATAGCGAAGGATGCTACGCTTTCGTTCGGTGTAGATCCCAACATGATGTCGACCGATATCGAAGTGTGGAGTGAATCGACAGCCTACCGAACAGCGCTGACCACATCGGGACCAAGAGATTTGGCGAAGGTGCCAGTGAA gAAATCGTTTCTTCCAAAGATtttacaaacaattaaaaatgattttttgagtgACCGAAAAACGCAGACGTCTGCACTGAGTACAAAGGAGCGACTGTCGAACTGCGACGTTTCCGAGCATCGAAAGCACCGAGTGAGCAAGCATTCCAACAGTCCAG GCGAACATGACCACTTGGTCGAGGATATCGATGAAGACATTGACGAAGAAGACGATGAAGATGAGGATGAAGACGACGAGGAAGATGAGAACGATAACGATAGCAATACGACCACACAGTGTGAGCAAAATCTGGTTGACTCTTCGCTACCGCCTGTCGATCGAAAGCAACAGAGATTATCCGAAATGCAACGAATGAAGGCTAACTGCAAAGCAGAGGAGTTGGACCAGCTGAAGACCCGTTGCGAGATTCTAGTGAGAGATTGCATCGTTGGATTGCTGGTGCAATTGTCTCTGGACGACTTTAAAAGTATGGAGGAAGAGATGAACCGAGCTGTCTGCTGGTACTTGACTTGCGAACGATATTGGGAGGATGGTCCCCTCGACCAAAGACCTTTCCCATGGGGGCTTGTTTTTGTACTGGTGATGGTGTTGTCCTTGGGAGTATGCCTGTGTTACTACATTATCTGGATACTATTTGA TGAAGACCAAAGTCCCATGGGAAGTAATCAGATCACTGCTCATCCCAGTCCAACCCACGGGCGGCACTATCTGCAACCACAGTCGTCAAGCATTTATCATCTCCAGGATGGCGGTCACTCGGCGACCAGCCTTAACAGTCTTGGACAGGTATCGAATATGAATTTGGTATCTACGGGCGTTTCGAGTGGAACAGATCTGCAACACACGCCCCAGATTCATGCTACACAAGTACCGTACGGTGATGAGAGCGGCTATGGATATAGCGCGGGCGGTTCGAACGCCGTGGTGACCGATGGAACGGGCATCGCAACCACCTCGATTGGTGCCGGCGAATTCAGCGAATTGGGTCAGAGTGAACACTACATCTACGTTACCTATCCGCCAGAACTGAAACGAAGACTTCTAGAAAG GAACTCAGCATCTTTTCTAAGAAACTCCAAATAA